A genomic window from Streptomyces sp. HUAS YS2 includes:
- a CDS encoding LysR family transcriptional regulator translates to MKSQPDLKLLATFLAVVRHGSMAEAAAALGYVPSAVSQHIAALERDMGIELLVRRPGSRLILTAAGRSLAQATETLFDATARFQDVANGIANREIAELRVGTYPSAMSHLFPEVLSTLKARRSGPRIHLIDVETHEGLPKVKSGDMDLLVAYRYLPEDPPTPSDAWTVTALGREPLVLVTGAEPGRRRPVRLAECLERDWISGHAHNADRRLLHRWAGELGISPRVTLETEDLHGMLAMIRAGLAVGLIPATLLDRGHEESGVERVVLPPGVTPLHREILAVSRPGARPPVIDELVTLLAGALESIRS, encoded by the coding sequence ATGAAGTCCCAGCCCGATCTGAAGCTCCTCGCCACCTTCCTGGCCGTCGTGCGTCATGGCTCGATGGCCGAGGCCGCGGCAGCGCTCGGCTACGTGCCCTCGGCGGTCTCCCAGCACATCGCCGCGCTGGAACGCGACATGGGCATCGAACTGCTCGTCCGCCGCCCAGGCAGCCGACTCATCCTCACTGCGGCCGGCCGCTCCCTCGCGCAGGCGACCGAGACGCTCTTCGACGCGACCGCGCGATTCCAGGATGTCGCCAACGGCATCGCGAACCGGGAGATCGCCGAACTTCGCGTCGGCACCTACCCCAGTGCGATGAGCCACTTGTTCCCGGAGGTCCTGTCCACGCTCAAGGCCCGTCGCTCCGGCCCCCGCATCCACCTCATCGATGTGGAGACGCACGAAGGACTGCCGAAGGTGAAATCGGGGGACATGGACCTGCTCGTCGCCTACCGCTATCTGCCCGAGGACCCGCCGACCCCGTCCGACGCGTGGACCGTCACAGCCCTGGGCCGCGAACCGCTGGTCCTGGTCACGGGCGCCGAGCCGGGCCGCCGTCGCCCGGTGCGGCTCGCCGAATGCCTGGAACGCGACTGGATCTCGGGCCACGCGCACAACGCCGACCGGCGTCTGCTGCACCGCTGGGCCGGAGAGCTCGGCATCTCGCCCCGGGTGACGCTGGAGACCGAAGACCTGCACGGCATGCTCGCCATGATCCGAGCCGGCCTGGCGGTGGGGCTGATCCCGGCCACACTCCTCGACCGAGGGCATGAGGAGTCCGGGGTCGAGAGGGTGGTCCTTCCGCCCGGCGTCACACCGCTCCACCGGGAGATCCTCGCCGTCAGCCGACCCGGCGCCCGACCCCCGGTCATCGACGAGCTGGTCACACTCCTGGCCGGCGCCCTGGAGAGCATCCGGTCGTAG
- a CDS encoding cysteine desulfurase-like protein, producing MAIDLAALRAHFPSLDDGLAFFDGPGGTQTPRPVADAVAATLTGPLSNRGTVNPSELNAERAVTDFRAAYADLLHVPASGIVHGRSATQLTYDFSRHLAKSWNPGDEIIVSRLDHDANVRPWVQAAERAGVTVHRIEIDAGTTELDLDSYERVLSPRTRLVAVTAASNVLGTKPPVRRIADRAHEVGALVYVDGVHYAAHHLVDVPASGADLFVCSPYKFLGPHCGVLAATPELLETLHPDKLLPSPDTVPERFEFGTLPYETLAGATAAVDFLAALDPGTATSRRERLSRSLGSLHEHELTLRTRLEEGLRSLGDAITLHSKAHDRTPTLLMTLEGRDAREAQIHLAGRNVVAPAGQFYAHEPFAALKLESPALRAGLAPYNTPDDVDRLLDGLAAFL from the coding sequence ATGGCCATCGACCTCGCGGCCCTCCGGGCCCACTTCCCCTCCCTCGACGACGGCCTCGCCTTCTTCGACGGGCCGGGCGGCACACAGACCCCCCGCCCCGTCGCCGACGCCGTCGCCGCGACGCTGACCGGACCCCTCTCCAACCGAGGAACCGTCAACCCGTCCGAACTCAACGCCGAGCGTGCGGTCACGGACTTCCGCGCCGCCTACGCCGACCTCCTCCACGTGCCTGCGAGTGGCATCGTCCACGGGCGCAGTGCCACGCAGCTCACGTACGACTTCTCACGCCACCTGGCCAAGAGCTGGAACCCGGGCGACGAGATCATCGTCAGCCGTCTGGACCACGACGCCAACGTCCGCCCCTGGGTCCAGGCTGCCGAGCGCGCCGGAGTGACGGTTCATCGGATCGAGATCGACGCGGGAACGACGGAGCTCGACCTCGACTCGTACGAGCGGGTCCTCTCACCGCGGACGCGGCTGGTCGCGGTCACGGCGGCCTCGAACGTGTTGGGCACCAAGCCGCCCGTCCGCCGGATCGCCGACCGGGCCCACGAGGTCGGCGCCCTGGTGTACGTGGACGGTGTGCACTACGCGGCGCACCACCTCGTGGACGTGCCCGCGTCGGGGGCGGACCTGTTCGTGTGCTCGCCCTACAAGTTCCTCGGACCGCACTGCGGGGTGCTGGCCGCAACGCCCGAGCTCCTCGAGACCCTCCACCCGGACAAGCTCCTGCCCTCCCCCGACACCGTGCCGGAGCGCTTCGAGTTCGGCACGCTCCCCTACGAGACCCTGGCCGGCGCCACCGCCGCGGTGGACTTCCTCGCCGCGCTGGACCCCGGCACGGCGACCTCTCGCAGGGAGCGACTGTCGCGGTCCCTGGGCTCCCTGCACGAGCACGAGCTGACGCTCCGTACGAGGCTGGAGGAGGGTCTTCGGTCGCTGGGTGACGCCATCACCCTGCACTCGAAGGCCCACGACCGCACCCCGACGCTCCTGATGACCCTCGAAGGCCGCGACGCGCGCGAGGCCCAGATACACCTGGCCGGGCGCAACGTCGTCGCCCCGGCCGGCCAGTTCTACGCGCACGAGCCCTTCGCCGCGCTGAAGCTGGAGTCCCCGGCCCTCCGGGCGGGCCTGGCGCCCTACAACACCCCCGACGACGTGGACAGGCTCCTCGACGGCCTCGCCGCATTCCTCTGA
- a CDS encoding alpha/beta fold hydrolase: protein MTNPTVVLVHGAFADATGWIGVISELRSSGIPVIAPSNPLRGLTSDAAYLASFLTQVEGPAVLVGHSYGGALITVAGAAENVVGLVYVAAYVPHEGESLGQLQGSFPECPLTGHLKEWTYPLLDGDSAVEVTIEETAFPSVFAADVSEDVAGVLAAAQRPLAMAAFTETVSTAAWRTKPSWALVAGSDRTISPEAQRFGAARAGAVVVELPDASHAVVLSEPKQVADLIRDAVRATS from the coding sequence ATGACCAACCCCACCGTCGTCCTCGTGCACGGTGCCTTCGCCGACGCGACAGGCTGGATAGGCGTCATCTCGGAACTGCGGAGCAGCGGTATCCCGGTGATCGCTCCGTCGAACCCGCTGCGGGGCCTGACGTCGGACGCCGCCTATCTCGCCTCCTTCCTGACGCAGGTCGAGGGCCCGGCCGTACTCGTCGGCCACTCGTACGGCGGCGCGCTGATCACCGTGGCCGGCGCCGCGGAGAACGTCGTGGGGCTCGTCTACGTGGCCGCCTACGTGCCCCACGAGGGCGAGAGCCTCGGCCAGCTCCAAGGAAGCTTCCCCGAGTGTCCGCTGACTGGCCATCTGAAGGAGTGGACGTACCCGCTCCTCGACGGAGACTCGGCGGTCGAGGTCACCATCGAGGAGACGGCCTTTCCCTCCGTCTTCGCGGCGGACGTGTCCGAGGACGTCGCAGGCGTCCTGGCAGCGGCCCAACGCCCGCTCGCCATGGCCGCCTTCACCGAGACCGTGTCCACGGCGGCGTGGCGGACGAAACCGTCCTGGGCCCTGGTGGCCGGGTCCGACCGCACCATCAGCCCCGAGGCCCAGCGCTTCGGCGCCGCCCGCGCGGGAGCCGTCGTCGTCGAACTCCCGGACGCCTCCCACGCCGTCGTCCTGTCCGAGCCCAAACAGGTCGCCGACCTGATCAGAGACGCCGTACGCGCGACGAGCTGA
- a CDS encoding helix-turn-helix domain-containing protein, translating into MPLTLMSPASARVPRQAPDPTSPSSRSGWLVRMVSEMPDTDDRNQVYLGVHVRGPVTVVRERAETLLEPNDLVFCDPARRHLLRFGEDCRMIFFRVPRCYLGVTESELDRVLGVPVRGGEGIGALASDFLTALAARAEFRRSTIGDRRARTAVHLLSVLVMELLDADATDEADDAPGAVNEMLSRIHAYIEEHLMDPDLSPESIARAHHISVRYLQKLFQNDGSTVSQWVRQRRLEFCRLELSRSRARRTTMAAVAHRWGFSSPSHFSRTFRGAYGISPSEWQALATSAVAPTTVRTPVA; encoded by the coding sequence ATGCCCCTCACACTGATGTCCCCTGCGTCCGCACGTGTGCCCCGGCAGGCGCCCGACCCGACCTCGCCCTCCTCCCGCTCCGGGTGGCTGGTCCGGATGGTCTCCGAGATGCCGGACACGGACGACCGGAACCAGGTCTACCTCGGCGTCCATGTCCGTGGGCCCGTCACCGTGGTCCGCGAGCGTGCCGAGACCCTGCTGGAGCCGAACGACCTCGTCTTCTGCGACCCGGCCCGACGGCATCTGCTGCGGTTCGGCGAGGACTGCCGGATGATCTTCTTCCGCGTACCCCGCTGCTATCTGGGCGTCACGGAGTCGGAACTCGACCGGGTGCTCGGCGTACCCGTACGCGGCGGGGAGGGGATCGGGGCGCTGGCCTCCGACTTCCTGACCGCGCTCGCCGCCAGGGCGGAGTTCCGCCGGTCCACGATCGGGGACCGACGTGCCAGGACGGCTGTGCATCTCCTCTCCGTCCTGGTCATGGAGCTCCTCGACGCGGACGCGACGGACGAGGCCGACGACGCGCCGGGGGCCGTCAACGAGATGCTGTCCCGTATCCACGCCTACATCGAAGAACATCTGATGGATCCGGACCTCTCGCCGGAGTCGATCGCACGCGCCCACCACATCTCGGTCCGGTACCTGCAGAAGCTCTTCCAGAACGACGGCAGCACGGTGAGCCAGTGGGTGCGACAGCGCAGGCTCGAGTTCTGCCGGCTCGAGCTGAGCCGCTCCAGGGCCCGGAGAACCACCATGGCCGCGGTGGCCCACCGCTGGGGCTTCAGCAGTCCCTCTCACTTCAGCCGCACGTTCCGCGGGGCCTACGGCATCAGCCCCAGCGAATGGCAGGCGCTGGCGACCTCCGCCGTCGCGCCGACGACTGTCCGCACCCCGGTCGCATGA
- a CDS encoding PucR family transcriptional regulator, giving the protein MTARLQRARPGSPELQALVDELAERLGRSVAVDDPLVRMVCTSRHFGDEDPVRIGTLLQGRADNAAIRYVLAQGVTQWSRAGFIDGRDDLGLLPRYVVPLRERGHLLGLLMVVAPGKALEERETRAIARAADAMAAQMYGEHIAADTRKADERDLVLELVGADVAARTAARRRGRELGLLGAAEHVLVTVVQLGCATELVRHSEAALWGALEGFRQTRSAQGLMAIGRERATLLQLRVRPPGADEVASQSARILDELRTFLGPSADPVIGVGGRQAGLDHAWTSYEQALVAARAARRLPSLKRAGDWEALGELAVLLQLPEHALNASLVPEPLRTLTEAHGGDRLRDTLRCFLEHAGSIPKTADTLGIHRTSLYYRLRQIQEITGLDLDDGAHRLTLHLGLRVGELLAPGDDRAV; this is encoded by the coding sequence ATGACCGCAAGGCTCCAGCGAGCCCGCCCCGGCAGCCCCGAGCTCCAGGCGCTCGTCGACGAGCTCGCGGAGCGCCTCGGCCGGTCCGTCGCCGTCGACGACCCGCTGGTCCGCATGGTCTGCACGAGCCGCCACTTCGGCGACGAGGACCCGGTACGCATCGGCACCCTGTTGCAGGGCCGCGCCGACAACGCGGCCATCCGCTACGTCCTCGCCCAGGGCGTGACCCAGTGGTCGCGAGCCGGGTTCATCGACGGCCGTGACGATCTCGGACTGCTGCCCCGTTACGTCGTGCCGCTGCGCGAGCGCGGGCACCTCCTCGGGCTGCTCATGGTGGTCGCGCCCGGGAAGGCGCTCGAAGAGCGGGAGACGCGCGCCATCGCCCGGGCCGCGGACGCCATGGCCGCCCAGATGTACGGGGAGCACATCGCCGCCGACACCCGCAAGGCCGACGAGCGGGACCTGGTCCTCGAACTCGTCGGCGCCGACGTCGCCGCCCGTACCGCCGCACGCCGGCGAGGCAGGGAACTCGGACTGCTCGGAGCGGCCGAGCACGTCCTGGTCACCGTCGTTCAGCTGGGCTGCGCGACGGAGCTCGTACGGCATTCCGAGGCCGCCCTGTGGGGGGCGTTGGAAGGGTTCCGGCAGACGCGCTCCGCGCAGGGCCTGATGGCGATCGGCAGGGAGCGGGCGACGCTGCTCCAGCTCCGCGTCCGCCCACCCGGCGCGGACGAGGTCGCTTCCCAGTCCGCTCGTATCCTCGACGAACTCCGCACCTTCCTGGGCCCGTCGGCGGACCCGGTGATCGGCGTCGGTGGCCGGCAGGCCGGCCTGGACCACGCCTGGACGTCGTACGAGCAGGCGCTCGTGGCCGCACGCGCGGCACGCCGACTGCCCAGCCTGAAGCGCGCCGGTGACTGGGAGGCGCTCGGTGAGCTCGCGGTGCTGCTCCAGCTTCCCGAGCACGCCCTGAACGCGTCCCTGGTCCCGGAGCCGCTCCGCACCCTGACGGAGGCTCACGGCGGCGACCGCCTGCGGGACACCCTCCGCTGCTTCCTCGAACACGCGGGGTCGATTCCCAAGACCGCGGACACGCTGGGCATCCACCGCACCTCGCTCTACTACCGCCTGCGCCAGATCCAGGAGATCACCGGACTCGACCTCGACGACGGCGCGCACCGGCTCACCCTGCACCTCGGCCTCAGGGTCGGGGAACTCCTCGCCCCGGGCGACGACAGGGCCGTGTGA
- a CDS encoding alpha/beta fold hydrolase has protein sequence MPYITVGQENTNPVELYFEDQGSGQPVVLIHGFPLDGHSWERQTAALLDAGHRVITYDRRGFGRSSQPTSGYDYDTFAADLNTVMETLDLKDAVLVGFSMGTGEVARYVSTYGSARVAKVAFLASLEPCLLKTDDNPDGVAPKEFFDGVVDAVKADRYAYYTAFFNDFYNLDENLGTRISEEAVRNSWNTAARGGSFAASAAPSTWYTDFRADIPAVDVPALILHGTADRILPADNTARPFHKALPAADYVEIEGAPHGLLWTHAEEVNTALLAFLAK, from the coding sequence ATGCCGTACATCACCGTGGGCCAGGAGAACACCAACCCCGTCGAGCTCTATTTCGAGGACCAGGGCAGCGGGCAGCCGGTCGTCCTCATCCACGGCTTCCCGCTCGACGGCCACTCCTGGGAGCGCCAGACCGCCGCGCTGCTCGACGCCGGCCACCGCGTGATCACGTACGACCGCCGCGGGTTCGGTCGGTCCTCGCAGCCGACCAGCGGCTACGACTACGACACCTTCGCCGCCGACCTCAACACGGTGATGGAGACCCTCGACCTGAAGGACGCCGTCCTCGTCGGCTTCTCCATGGGCACCGGCGAGGTCGCCCGCTACGTGTCCACGTACGGCTCCGCCCGCGTCGCCAAGGTCGCCTTCCTGGCCTCCCTCGAGCCCTGCCTGCTCAAGACCGACGACAACCCGGACGGCGTCGCTCCGAAGGAGTTCTTCGACGGAGTCGTCGACGCCGTCAAGGCCGACCGCTACGCCTACTACACCGCCTTCTTCAACGACTTCTACAACCTCGACGAGAACCTGGGCACCCGGATCAGCGAGGAAGCGGTCCGCAACAGCTGGAACACCGCGGCCCGCGGCGGCTCCTTCGCCGCGTCCGCCGCACCCTCGACCTGGTACACCGACTTCCGCGCCGACATCCCCGCCGTCGACGTCCCGGCCCTGATCCTGCACGGCACCGCCGACCGCATCCTGCCCGCCGACAACACCGCGCGCCCCTTCCACAAGGCGCTCCCCGCCGCCGACTACGTCGAGATCGAGGGCGCCCCGCACGGACTGCTGTGGACCCACGCCGAGGAGGTCAACACCGCCCTCCTCGCCTTCCTCGCCAAGTGA
- a CDS encoding alpha/beta fold hydrolase yields the protein MKELITTDGARLAYQDSGGEGVPLVMLHGWGQTQAMFRHQIEGLAPGRRVVTLDLRGHGKSGKPRHGHRIARLSRDVLELVDHLGLTRFDALGWSMGVSVWWSFIDQYGTGRIRRFVAVDQPAAVAAVPWMTEREQRDSGAIFDVSGLLYLGAALAGPEGDTVRADFVRGMFSGEPDPEVLAFVTEEISSTPAHAGVPLLFDHCAQDWRDVLPRIDVPTLVIGCEGSHVHPDSQRFVAERIPGARLHVFSSDVAGSHFPFLENPPAFNTVVEKFLAEEPANRA from the coding sequence ATGAAGGAACTGATCACGACGGACGGCGCGAGGCTCGCCTACCAGGACTCCGGCGGCGAGGGCGTCCCGCTGGTGATGCTGCACGGCTGGGGGCAGACGCAGGCGATGTTCCGCCACCAGATCGAGGGGTTGGCGCCCGGTCGTCGCGTCGTCACCCTCGACCTCCGCGGCCACGGGAAGTCCGGCAAACCGCGTCATGGACACCGCATCGCCCGGCTCTCCCGCGACGTGCTCGAACTCGTCGACCATCTCGGGCTGACCCGCTTCGACGCACTGGGCTGGTCCATGGGCGTCTCGGTGTGGTGGAGCTTCATCGACCAGTACGGGACCGGACGGATCCGGCGCTTCGTCGCCGTCGACCAGCCCGCGGCGGTCGCCGCCGTGCCCTGGATGACCGAGCGCGAACAGCGGGACTCCGGCGCCATCTTCGACGTGTCGGGGCTGTTGTACCTGGGCGCTGCCCTCGCGGGGCCGGAGGGCGACACGGTCCGCGCCGACTTCGTGCGCGGCATGTTCTCCGGCGAGCCCGACCCCGAGGTACTGGCCTTCGTCACCGAGGAGATCAGTTCGACACCCGCCCACGCGGGCGTGCCTCTCCTGTTCGACCACTGTGCGCAGGACTGGCGTGACGTGCTTCCCCGGATCGATGTGCCGACCCTGGTGATCGGCTGCGAGGGGAGCCATGTGCACCCCGATTCGCAGCGCTTCGTCGCCGAGCGGATTCCCGGCGCCCGCCTGCACGTCTTCTCCTCCGACGTGGCGGGCTCGCACTTCCCCTTCCTGGAGAACCCGCCGGCCTTCAACACCGTGGTGGAGAAGTTCCTCGCCGAGGAGCCGGCGAACAGGGCGTGA
- a CDS encoding ATP-binding protein: MSVNRVTTRTVPEEIDGVRTPLRGREAELAFLEARLDALDRGEGGIVRVEGPAGIGRSRILAEAAAAARRRGTRVFEGAADPDEQFVPLGSLLDGVLAGKGPLSGAVRLRDLATTPGRRFWLLQELRDGLRETVRDGPLLVVLDDLQWCDDLTLLTFHTLAAGLSSHAILWLVAVRGGSVPSGVRTTLDRIRQAGAHELVLGALGERATAQIAEDVLGATPDPDVLRVAHRAEGVPQLLVELLGSLREDEAVTIEQGRATLPGGPPAPRVLPSVLRRLDQLSDEARELVRTAAAVGGPVTVAHLAELLGRSPAALITAVQESLDAELLAERGDRLAFRHDLIREAVEQSGPSAGRGAPSDAAEAGTRTQDAAEADRLRTAAAELAATAPGPAAEHSLKALELTAVDGPERPHIIAETIPLLWQTGRAAQARELGAAALATGGLGPEGEARIRLALARAAVSFDFSEAARQARAGAALPGIPVDLKGRLLAMLAVGLSMAGEHAAAEKVAAEAWEAAAAAGDRSAEATLTTVRSAVSFHRMDLTEAFRQAERAAALADALGVSTSLWVPEALWHALLSNTTGRSAEALAAAEDGIRITREQGRTAATRMWLMTRSRILLEAGRLAEARADAEAASATTDDPGPGNLADVTLRYVMLRVALHTDDRGTAHVYAAEARRMRGDGAPVVRHFGSWMLALMADFEGRPDRAMAELDEVMTSPAADRPAYAGLVDPADAPGLVRMALRAGALERAAQAVALAERRAELNPDLTFLAATAAHARGLLDNDLAPLQHAVRLYEDCPRVLARASALEDAGRKLATTRRPEALPYFDTALALYARAGATRDVARVHRRLRAAGVRRRPATAGLSGAWPELTAAEIRVVRLVARGLANREVAEQLALSPHTVASHLRRAFTKLDVTSRGELIRLVRQRDNGE; the protein is encoded by the coding sequence ATGAGCGTGAACCGAGTGACGACACGGACCGTACCCGAGGAGATCGACGGGGTACGGACCCCCCTCCGTGGCCGAGAGGCCGAACTGGCGTTCCTCGAGGCGAGGCTCGACGCGCTCGACCGCGGCGAAGGCGGGATCGTCCGTGTCGAAGGCCCCGCCGGCATCGGCAGGTCCAGGATCCTCGCGGAGGCCGCGGCAGCCGCGAGGCGGCGCGGGACGAGGGTGTTCGAGGGGGCGGCGGACCCCGACGAACAGTTCGTGCCGCTCGGCTCGCTCCTCGACGGCGTGCTCGCCGGCAAGGGGCCGCTGTCGGGCGCCGTCCGTCTCCGGGACCTCGCCACGACCCCCGGCCGGCGGTTCTGGCTGCTCCAGGAACTGAGGGACGGCCTGCGGGAGACGGTGCGGGACGGCCCCCTGCTCGTCGTCCTCGACGACCTGCAGTGGTGCGACGACCTGACCCTGCTCACCTTTCACACCCTCGCGGCCGGACTCTCGTCGCACGCCATCCTCTGGCTGGTCGCCGTGCGCGGCGGCAGCGTGCCGTCGGGCGTGCGCACGACCCTGGACAGGATCCGGCAGGCAGGCGCGCACGAGCTGGTGCTGGGCGCGCTGGGGGAGCGGGCGACCGCACAGATCGCCGAGGACGTCCTGGGGGCCACTCCGGACCCGGACGTCCTGCGCGTCGCCCACCGTGCCGAGGGAGTGCCACAGCTGCTGGTCGAGCTGCTCGGCTCGCTGCGGGAGGACGAGGCGGTGACGATCGAGCAGGGCAGGGCGACACTGCCCGGCGGACCTCCCGCCCCGCGGGTTCTTCCCTCTGTCCTGCGCCGTCTCGACCAGCTGTCGGACGAGGCCCGGGAGCTGGTGCGGACGGCGGCGGCCGTGGGCGGCCCGGTCACGGTCGCGCATCTCGCCGAACTGCTCGGCAGGTCCCCGGCGGCGCTCATCACGGCGGTGCAGGAATCCCTCGACGCCGAGCTGCTCGCGGAACGGGGCGATCGCCTCGCCTTCCGCCACGACCTGATCCGCGAGGCGGTGGAGCAATCCGGGCCGTCGGCCGGGAGAGGGGCGCCGTCGGATGCGGCGGAGGCGGGTACAAGAACGCAGGATGCGGCGGAGGCGGACCGGCTTCGCACCGCCGCGGCGGAACTCGCGGCCACCGCACCCGGACCCGCCGCGGAGCACAGCCTCAAGGCCCTGGAACTCACCGCGGTGGACGGTCCGGAGCGGCCGCACATCATCGCCGAGACGATTCCGCTGCTCTGGCAGACGGGCCGGGCCGCCCAGGCGCGCGAGCTGGGAGCCGCCGCCCTGGCGACCGGCGGCCTCGGGCCCGAGGGCGAGGCGCGCATACGCCTCGCCCTGGCCCGCGCCGCCGTCTCGTTCGACTTCTCCGAGGCGGCCCGGCAGGCCCGCGCCGGGGCAGCACTGCCCGGAATCCCCGTGGACCTGAAGGGGCGACTCCTCGCCATGCTCGCCGTCGGCCTGTCGATGGCGGGCGAGCACGCGGCGGCCGAGAAGGTCGCGGCGGAGGCGTGGGAGGCCGCGGCGGCAGCGGGGGACCGCTCCGCCGAGGCCACGCTGACGACGGTCCGCTCCGCCGTGAGTTTCCACCGCATGGACTTGACCGAGGCGTTCCGGCAGGCCGAGCGGGCCGCCGCGCTGGCCGACGCCCTGGGCGTCAGCACCTCGCTGTGGGTGCCGGAGGCCTTGTGGCACGCGCTCCTGTCGAACACCACCGGACGTTCCGCGGAGGCACTCGCCGCCGCGGAGGACGGCATCCGGATCACCCGGGAGCAGGGGCGGACGGCGGCCACCCGGATGTGGCTCATGACCCGCTCCCGCATCCTTCTGGAGGCCGGACGACTGGCGGAAGCCCGGGCCGACGCCGAAGCCGCGTCCGCGACGACCGACGATCCCGGCCCGGGCAACCTCGCCGACGTCACGCTCCGGTACGTGATGCTGCGCGTCGCCCTCCACACCGACGACCGGGGGACCGCACATGTGTACGCGGCGGAGGCGAGGCGCATGCGCGGCGACGGCGCACCCGTCGTCCGGCACTTCGGCTCCTGGATGCTGGCACTGATGGCGGACTTCGAGGGCCGGCCCGACCGTGCCATGGCCGAACTCGACGAGGTGATGACCTCGCCCGCCGCGGACCGGCCCGCCTACGCCGGCCTGGTCGATCCCGCCGACGCCCCTGGGCTCGTCCGCATGGCGCTGCGCGCCGGGGCGCTCGAACGGGCCGCGCAGGCAGTCGCCCTGGCCGAGCGGCGCGCCGAGCTCAACCCCGACCTCACGTTCCTCGCCGCGACCGCCGCACACGCCCGGGGTCTGCTCGACAACGACCTCGCTCCTCTCCAGCACGCCGTCCGGCTGTACGAGGACTGCCCTCGGGTGCTGGCCCGGGCGTCGGCCTTGGAGGACGCCGGTCGGAAGCTGGCGACCACCCGCAGGCCCGAAGCGCTGCCGTACTTCGACACGGCCCTCGCTCTCTACGCGCGGGCGGGCGCCACGCGGGACGTCGCACGCGTCCACCGGCGCCTGCGCGCCGCAGGCGTCCGCCGCCGGCCCGCGACAGCCGGACTCTCCGGTGCGTGGCCCGAGCTGACGGCCGCTGAGATCCGGGTGGTCCGGCTGGTGGCCCGAGGACTGGCCAACCGAGAGGTGGCCGAGCAGCTGGCGCTCTCGCCGCACACGGTGGCATCGCACCTGCGCCGGGCCTTCACCAAGCTGGACGTCACCTCGCGCGGCGAGCTGATCCGGCTGGTCAGGCAGCGTGACAACGGAGAGTAG